The stretch of DNA TGCGCGCTGACCAGCCGATTACCCGCGCGCACCTTGACGCCCCGGTGCTGGTTGAACGCGGCCAGCGCGTGCTGATGGTTGCCCTGCAGGACGGCATTGAAGCGAGAACCGTAGGCGAAGCGATGAAAAAGGGCCGCAAAGGCGAAATGATTAAGGTGAAGAACGAAAGCAGCCAGCGGGTAGTCAGCGCCGTGGTTGCCGACGCGGGCGTGGTGCGCATGCTCAACGCCGCTACAAAATAATTTTAATTATGCGATTAAAGTTTCGCTGTTGTCGGGTCGCTTTACACCGGTAAGGGAATGGGAAAGAAGCTTTCCTCCCCCGTGGAATCACCTTGCACTCAATAAAAAACAGAACCACCGAGCAACCGGAGAACAGCGATGAAAGTGAATACAACCCAGTACAGCCCTGCCATAACTGCGCTTAGCACCCACACCGCCGGGCAAACTCGCCCACAGGCCGAAGAAAGCTCAGGCAGCGAAAAAACTCGTCCGGTAGACCCGGTTCTGGGTGAGGCACAGCAGAACATGGCCGCGATGCCGGACGTTGATATGGCCCGCGTTGAAGCGATGAAAGAAGCCATCAGCGCAGGAAAAATCAGCATCAATCTGGATGAGCTGACCGGCGCGATGCAAAAATACTATCAGAGGTAGGTTATGAGTAATGCAGCCCAGGACGTGAAGCAGTTAATCGAAGATATGATTGCCGATCGTAAATACTACACCGAGCTTAACGCCCTCCTGGAGCAGCAGCGTCAGCTTATTGTTGGCCGCCGGTCGCCAGAACTGGATCAGCTTAACGGTAAGCTGATTCAGATTTATGAGCGCCTCGCCGCAAGCAGCCAGCAGCGATACGCCACGCTTGCTGGTCTCGGCGTTCCCGCAGGCCCGCAGGGCATAAAAGCCTTATTCTCTCGCCTGCCAGTTTCACATCAGGGCCAGGTCAGCGCGCTCTGGGAAGACCTTGAAACACAGGCCACCCGCTGCAAAACGGCTAATGAGGGGAATGGTTTGCTGCTGGGCATGCAGCAGGAGATTCTGGAAAACCTGGTGAACAGCAGCGAGCCGGAAAACTGGCTTTATCAGCAGGTTTAATCTATGGCTACGCAAAACACGACAGGCCTCGCCAGGTAAACCAGGTGAAATAATGAAATGGAAAAGATAAGTATTATTGTTTCAGCCTATAATGCGAAGAAACACCTTCATGCGTGCCTCAGCTCCGTGCTTAATCAAACTTATGATAACTATGAAGTTATTATTATTAACGATGGTTCTACGGATACGACGGAACAAATCGGCAACGAATTTGTTCATGCCAACGATAAATTTACCTTAATCAATATTGAAAATGGGGGACCAGGCAAGGCCAGAAATAAAGGTCTCGATATCGCTCAGGGCGATTATATTCTATTTCTGGATTCGGACGATCGTCTGGTTCCGGGCTGCCTGGAAACTGCCGTTAAAGCCATTAAAAAAAACAACCTTGATATTATATTTTTCCATACACGCCTTGAATATACTTGTGCTTCACTACGCAATAATGATGTCGACAATTATTACCGCTATCCTGTTGAAACCATAAATTCACCTACAACAGCAGAGCGGTTTTACCGTCAGTGTATTATGTCACTATGTCAGTCAGGATTTGGTTATCCTGTCGTGGTTTGGGGCTATATTTTTGCTCGTCAAAAATATCAGCAGCAGCGTTTCACCCAGCACATTTATGAAGATGAATTTTTTACCACAATGCTACTTTTATCCGATCAGGATGCCAAAGTTAGCTGTCTGAAAAATAAATTGCATATTCATACTTTACACCTAGCGTCTTTAACTCAACAACCGCTAACGCAAGACAATATATATACGATGGCCTGCGTCGCAACTGAATTAATACCACTCATCAATGTAATTGAAAACAAAAAAACTCGCCACTGCCTTGCCATTAATATAACAATATTAATCTTAAGCGCCATTAATAAAAACGATCGCCTTCTTCGTGATGCAATCAATCCAATGGAGTTAATCTTCTCACTTGTTCAGCATACTTTGTCAGAACAGAATCAGACTTTTACCACACCATTAGCCGAACTGATTATTATTGTCATTACAACCATTGCCGATCATTATCAGATCAGAGAAACACCAGAAGTCATCAATATCATTAAAATGATTCATCAATATAAAAATTAAGTTTTGCACAAACAGACTTCTTCACATTTCAAGAAGTCTGTTTGTATTATCTAAGCCGGTCCTTTCGAAAATTAATTTCCCTGAGTGCTGCACGCGCCAGCGCCTCATTTGAATCAATAACCTTTACGTCTTGCCACAAAGAATGGGTTTTAATTAAACTCAATTCTGTACACGCCAATATAATTGTATCAACACTTTGATTGCGCAGTACATTAATAAAACATTCAAGTTCAGCATATAGCGAATCTGTAATAGTCTGAGATACTTTCAACGCCGAAATACATTCATTAATTACAACCTGATGTTGACAGTTCAATACATGAACGCTGTGGCCCGCCGCAGTTAGCGCATGTTGATATAATCCGCTAAGAAGTAAATCTTTTGAACCTAATATTGCCACTCTTTTTTTAGAAGCAGAGAGACAACTTACCGTTTCGTTAATAATACTTAATACAGGGATCGTCGCATTCTCTCCCCAACCAGAGAAGAGAATATGTGCAGTATTACAGGGAACAACTGCAACGGTAGCACCTGATTTAGCCAACTCATTAATAGACTCAAAAATAAAAGGTGAAGGGTCTCGCTCTCCCAACTGCAAGTGCCGTCCCCGGCTGGGAATTTTACTGTTACTATCAACAATTACTCGAGGGTAATCCCAGTCTTTCTTAGCATCAATAAGCGAATAAACCTGTTGGCAAAAATTAAGCGTCGCCCAGGGAGCAACGCCAACAACGCCAATTACACCTTCATTTCCGGGCCAGGTGACATCAGAATGCACAGGAACAATATTAACCATGACACTTACCAAAATAATACAAACGCAGCCGCGTTTCTGGATATTTATTCAAAACATGTCCTTCAGGAAACATATTTTCATCCCTGAGTGTTTCAAACCCTACCCTCTTGAAAACAGCCTTATACTCTTGAGCCGTACGGTAAAGTGCTGAGTATTCAGTTTGTAATAGTTCAGAGAACTGATTATTGATCTCATAGCGTTCAGCCAGGCCTGTACCATCTCGTAGCATAATGATAGTGTCGTCATGAACAACGTTTTTTAAATTACTGATTAACGTTTCTACCTGCCGATCGTTCAGGTAGACAAAAAGCCCAGAGATGAAGATAACATCGAACCGCTCATTACTGCGGAAGTCCTCAGCGCCAGAAACAATGAACTCAATGTTTTCAGCCTGCCGTGATTGCGCTTCAAGCCTGCCGATCTCAACCAGCGGCTCAGAATATTCGACGGCAACGATACGCGAAGCACCCTGTGCATGAAACCTGAATGTCCACTGGCCTACGCCAGCGCCAAGGTCCAGAATAGACTTCCCTTTTAAGGATGGCAGCCATGAGAAGACTTTCGCCGTTTCATCCTGAACTTTTATTTTCAACAGTTCAGGATCATGTTCCATATTCACAATGCTTTCAAACGGCAGCTTATTGTATAAAGCAGAACGGCTATCCCAAAACTTTTTTACTTTACTTTCATTTAACATCACTTAATCCACACGTTAGTTTTTATATTTCCAGTTAGCAGCATGTTCGCAAAAATGCACATCTGTTTTATCAATATTTATGACGCGACTATTACAGAGAAAATCAAAGTTAAATTGCGTAAACTCATTAACCTCCTTTCCAGGGATCGGCAACAGGCGTACACCCAGAGGTTTCTTTAATCGTACGGCTAGCGCGGAAGTATCCAATATAATCGCGGAAATATCCTCGACCAGCGTAGAGCCTGGAATGGGTATCATGTCCAATCCACATCCACACACCGTTGACCACGCATTAAGCGTGTCGATGCTTAATCGGCGACGATTATTAGCACTCGCTAATTCGTCATCCTCAAGTACGGAGAACATGACACCATTAAAACCCGTAGCTAAGGCGTTGCTGCGCTTAACAGCAGTTTTAATGCAGTTTGTCAGAATACTGGTCAGGAATAATGTTCCCTGACTCCCACTCGGACGCGCGCCCAGATTTGACAACAGTTTTCCGATGGAAATATCGCCATCCGGGAAAGGGGCCAGTGAAGCATCGAGACCGGCATATTCAACACCCGTTTTAGTGGCCAGCTCTCGAGCAAAAACATTTATCGCTTCTAAGCGTGCCTGTAAGTCATCAATAAACCGCTCCGCAAATATCTCGAGGGATATTTTTTTCTTCAGTACATCTTTACTAAGCTTTAAAGCCAAATCCGTCGTT from Cedecea neteri encodes:
- the flgM gene encoding flagellar biosynthesis anti-sigma factor FlgM; protein product: MKVNTTQYSPAITALSTHTAGQTRPQAEESSGSEKTRPVDPVLGEAQQNMAAMPDVDMARVEAMKEAISAGKISINLDELTGAMQKYYQR
- the flgN gene encoding flagellar protein FlgN, which encodes MSNAAQDVKQLIEDMIADRKYYTELNALLEQQRQLIVGRRSPELDQLNGKLIQIYERLAASSQQRYATLAGLGVPAGPQGIKALFSRLPVSHQGQVSALWEDLETQATRCKTANEGNGLLLGMQQEILENLVNSSEPENWLYQQV
- a CDS encoding glycosyltransferase family 2 protein, which encodes MEKISIIVSAYNAKKHLHACLSSVLNQTYDNYEVIIINDGSTDTTEQIGNEFVHANDKFTLINIENGGPGKARNKGLDIAQGDYILFLDSDDRLVPGCLETAVKAIKKNNLDIIFFHTRLEYTCASLRNNDVDNYYRYPVETINSPTTAERFYRQCIMSLCQSGFGYPVVVWGYIFARQKYQQQRFTQHIYEDEFFTTMLLLSDQDAKVSCLKNKLHIHTLHLASLTQQPLTQDNIYTMACVATELIPLINVIENKKTRHCLAINITILILSAINKNDRLLRDAINPMELIFSLVQHTLSEQNQTFTTPLAELIIIVITTIADHYQIRETPEVINIIKMIHQYKN
- a CDS encoding aspartate/glutamate racemase family protein, whose amino-acid sequence is MVNIVPVHSDVTWPGNEGVIGVVGVAPWATLNFCQQVYSLIDAKKDWDYPRVIVDSNSKIPSRGRHLQLGERDPSPFIFESINELAKSGATVAVVPCNTAHILFSGWGENATIPVLSIINETVSCLSASKKRVAILGSKDLLLSGLYQHALTAAGHSVHVLNCQHQVVINECISALKVSQTITDSLYAELECFINVLRNQSVDTIILACTELSLIKTHSLWQDVKVIDSNEALARAALREINFRKDRLR
- a CDS encoding class I SAM-dependent methyltransferase, producing MLNESKVKKFWDSRSALYNKLPFESIVNMEHDPELLKIKVQDETAKVFSWLPSLKGKSILDLGAGVGQWTFRFHAQGASRIVAVEYSEPLVEIGRLEAQSRQAENIEFIVSGAEDFRSNERFDVIFISGLFVYLNDRQVETLISNLKNVVHDDTIIMLRDGTGLAERYEINNQFSELLQTEYSALYRTAQEYKAVFKRVGFETLRDENMFPEGHVLNKYPETRLRLYYFGKCHG
- a CDS encoding DUF711 family protein, whose product is MIRAITLGVPSNNASAIDIGSVLQTFQTGVQALLLERNWPLRTTRMSLQTLREAQEDDIFALPAKLASISRMAEQQGIRWFCLPIDMVGSPHFSQRLDLAFAALFSHSKMFVNLMVADETQISLQAGRHAARFIQNVSRKSNNGFDNFRVGASCACPPNAPFFPFSRHEGETFKFSLALETTDLALKLSKDVLKKKISLEIFAERFIDDLQARLEAINVFARELATKTGVEYAGLDASLAPFPDGDISIGKLLSNLGARPSGSQGTLFLTSILTNCIKTAVKRSNALATGFNGVMFSVLEDDELASANNRRRLSIDTLNAWSTVCGCGLDMIPIPGSTLVEDISAIILDTSALAVRLKKPLGVRLLPIPGKEVNEFTQFNFDFLCNSRVINIDKTDVHFCEHAANWKYKN